The Marinobacter qingdaonensis genome includes a region encoding these proteins:
- the minC gene encoding septum site-determining protein MinC encodes MTDSTTSGVQQVFQLKSASVSMTALELHHFDPDDFEATLRDKISQAPGFFKDIPIIISLEKYEGLDSELDFFKIIGTCRRHQIHVVGVRGGNDDQRRLARGAALALLPGNSQRDRAHAPESEPADTASADAAGTPDAKAAGAGEPVPARVVNQPVRSGQQIYAPEGDLIILAPVQAGAEVLAAGNIHVYGPLRGRALAGIHGAESARVFCQSLEAELVSIAGHYKISEDLQDNGWKTAVQIQLRDDLLVVTPLDKA; translated from the coding sequence ATGACCGACTCCACCACCTCCGGGGTGCAACAGGTTTTCCAGCTGAAAAGTGCCAGCGTGTCCATGACCGCCCTGGAACTGCATCACTTCGACCCGGACGATTTTGAGGCCACGCTCCGGGACAAGATCAGCCAGGCCCCGGGCTTCTTCAAGGACATCCCGATCATCATCAGCCTGGAGAAATACGAGGGCCTGGACAGCGAGCTGGATTTCTTCAAGATCATCGGCACCTGCCGACGGCACCAGATCCATGTGGTGGGTGTGCGCGGCGGCAACGACGACCAGCGCCGACTGGCCCGGGGCGCGGCCCTGGCGCTGCTGCCCGGTAACAGCCAGCGCGACCGCGCCCACGCGCCGGAATCGGAACCGGCCGACACGGCCAGCGCGGACGCCGCCGGCACACCGGACGCCAAAGCCGCCGGTGCCGGCGAACCGGTTCCGGCCCGGGTGGTCAACCAGCCGGTGCGTTCCGGCCAGCAGATCTATGCCCCCGAGGGCGACCTGATCATCCTCGCCCCGGTGCAGGCGGGCGCCGAAGTGCTCGCCGCCGGCAATATCCACGTCTACGGCCCCCTGCGCGGGCGCGCCCTGGCGGGCATCCACGGCGCCGAGTCGGCCCGGGTTTTCTGCCAATCCCTGGAGGCGGAGCTTGTGTCCATCGCCGGACACTATAAAATCTCCGAAGATCTTCAGGACAACGGCTGGAAGACGGCAGTACAGATCCAGCTCAGGGACGACCTGCTGGTGGTGACGCCACTGGACAAGGCCTGA
- a CDS encoding NADP(H)-dependent aldo-keto reductase, producing the protein METRKLGQTDLDVSLICLGTMTWGQQNSEPEAFEQLDYATSAGVNFIDAAEMYPVPPRAETQGLTESYLGNWLARRGRRDDLVIASKVAGPGNGLSYLRNGPRLTRAHIREACEASLTRLQTDYIDLYQVHWPDRNANFFGKLGYQHKPDEQFTPIEETLGALAELVEEGKIRHVGLSNETPWGTMEYLRLARERDWPRPVSIQNPYNLLNRSFEVGMAEVAHREQVGLLAYSPLAFGMLTGKYLADTWPAEGRLTLFERFSRYTSDRGMAATRAYVELAHAHGLTPTQLALAYVNSRSFVTSNIIGATTMTQLKENVGSAEVVLSDEVLDAIEALHGEHTFPCP; encoded by the coding sequence ATGGAAACCCGAAAACTTGGACAGACCGACCTGGATGTCAGCCTGATTTGCCTGGGCACCATGACCTGGGGCCAGCAGAACTCCGAGCCGGAGGCGTTCGAGCAGCTGGATTACGCCACCTCGGCCGGGGTGAACTTCATTGACGCGGCCGAGATGTACCCGGTGCCGCCACGGGCGGAAACCCAGGGACTGACGGAAAGCTACCTGGGCAACTGGCTGGCCCGCCGGGGGCGCCGGGACGACCTGGTGATTGCCTCCAAGGTCGCCGGCCCGGGAAATGGCCTCAGTTACCTGCGCAACGGCCCGCGCCTGACCCGGGCCCACATCCGCGAGGCGTGCGAGGCCAGCCTGACACGGCTGCAGACCGACTACATTGATCTCTACCAGGTGCACTGGCCCGACCGGAACGCCAACTTCTTCGGCAAGCTGGGGTATCAGCACAAGCCGGACGAGCAGTTCACGCCCATCGAGGAGACCCTGGGGGCGCTGGCCGAGCTGGTCGAGGAAGGCAAGATCCGCCACGTTGGCCTGTCCAACGAAACGCCCTGGGGCACCATGGAGTACCTCCGGCTGGCCCGCGAACGCGACTGGCCGCGGCCGGTCAGCATCCAGAACCCCTACAACCTGCTCAACCGCTCGTTCGAGGTCGGCATGGCGGAAGTTGCCCATCGGGAGCAGGTGGGGCTGCTGGCCTATTCGCCGCTGGCGTTTGGCATGCTGACGGGCAAGTACCTGGCCGACACTTGGCCGGCGGAGGGGCGGCTCACCCTGTTCGAACGCTTTAGCCGCTACACCAGTGATCGCGGCATGGCGGCGACCCGGGCCTATGTGGAACTGGCCCATGCGCACGGGCTGACGCCAACCCAGCTGGCCCTGGCGTACGTGAACAGCCGGAGTTTCGTCACCAGTAACATCATCGGTGCCACCACCATGACGCAGCTCAAGGAAAACGTCGGTTCGGCCGAGGTGGTCCTGAGTGACGAGGTGCTCGATGCGATCGAGGCGCTGCACGGGGAACACACCTTCCCCTGCCCGTAA
- a CDS encoding acetyl-CoA hydrolase/transferase C-terminal domain-containing protein, which produces MAEETGRRSNDVNACVDELIARVGKTITLGLPLGLGKPIRFVNALYQRAKDDPELQLHIVTALSLLAPKGSSSLERRFLEPFAERLYGAIPELAYARDVVGNRLPDNVRVSEFFFKAGNYLNNTSQQRHYVCSNYTHAVRDLMAQGVNVVAQMVAPGDAVGKPGMVSLSCNPDLTLDLMPLLRERQAQGTPVALVAELNRNLPWLDRHAAVHASDFDLVFEQPATDYPLFSAPEMAISPEDHLIGFYASALLRDGGTLQVGIGSLGAALVHSTILRHQRNGDWRAVYDQLRVGERFPVVREEGGTGPFERGLYGCSEMMVDGFLHLMQAGILRREVFDHADLQVLINAGELDEQVSMGSLDVLRRARLIDSPLRARDVSWLVSVGVFKEAVQFKGGRLLVNGQSVEGDLDDPEARQAIEVLALGRRLKGGVAMHGGFYVGPERFYQALRELDAEQRQRICMTSVNFINHLYDHRYGNQRLKAAQRVHSRFINSAMMYTLGGAAVSDGLEDGRVVSGVGGQYNFVAMAHELPGARSILCLRATRHSGGQTLSNIVFNYAHCTIPRHLRDIVITEYGIADLRGQSDEQVYLQLIRIADSRFQPGLLKQAQKAGKVDPGFRLPEDWCGNTPEAVRSVVAGSGEEQLFPAFPFGRDFTDEELTLGKALKTLKAATATRRGKLTTLWHAVRARDEHDRYGTLLARMGLERPTGLREKLDQRLLIHGLQQIDSPTDTGNSNA; this is translated from the coding sequence ATGGCGGAGGAGACCGGTCGTCGTTCGAACGATGTGAACGCCTGTGTGGATGAGCTGATCGCCCGGGTTGGCAAGACCATTACCCTGGGCCTGCCCCTGGGCCTGGGTAAGCCCATCCGGTTCGTCAATGCCCTGTATCAGCGCGCCAAGGACGACCCGGAGCTGCAGTTGCACATCGTCACCGCGTTGTCGCTGCTGGCGCCCAAAGGCTCCTCCTCCCTCGAGCGCCGATTCCTGGAGCCCTTTGCCGAACGCCTCTATGGTGCCATCCCGGAGCTGGCTTACGCCCGGGATGTGGTCGGCAATCGGCTGCCGGACAACGTCCGGGTCTCCGAGTTCTTCTTCAAAGCCGGCAACTATCTGAACAACACCTCCCAGCAGCGGCACTACGTCTGCAGCAATTACACCCACGCGGTGCGAGACCTGATGGCCCAGGGGGTGAATGTGGTGGCCCAGATGGTGGCGCCCGGGGACGCCGTTGGCAAACCCGGTATGGTCAGCCTGAGCTGCAATCCCGATCTGACCCTGGACCTGATGCCGCTGCTGCGCGAGCGGCAGGCCCAGGGTACGCCGGTCGCGCTGGTGGCGGAGCTGAATCGCAATTTGCCCTGGCTGGACCGGCACGCGGCCGTTCATGCGTCGGACTTTGATCTGGTGTTCGAGCAGCCCGCGACCGACTATCCGCTGTTTTCGGCGCCGGAAATGGCGATCAGCCCCGAGGACCATCTGATAGGGTTCTACGCCAGCGCCTTGCTGCGCGATGGCGGCACCCTGCAGGTGGGGATCGGCTCGCTGGGCGCGGCGCTGGTGCACAGCACCATCCTCCGGCACCAGCGCAACGGCGACTGGCGTGCGGTTTATGATCAGCTCCGCGTGGGCGAGCGGTTTCCGGTGGTGCGCGAGGAGGGTGGCACGGGGCCATTCGAGCGGGGCCTGTACGGGTGCAGCGAGATGATGGTGGACGGCTTCCTGCATCTGATGCAGGCGGGCATCCTCCGGCGCGAGGTGTTCGACCACGCCGACCTGCAGGTACTGATCAACGCCGGTGAGCTGGATGAGCAGGTGTCCATGGGGTCGCTGGACGTGCTGCGGCGCGCCCGCCTGATCGATTCCCCGCTCCGGGCCCGGGATGTCAGCTGGCTGGTCAGCGTCGGTGTGTTCAAGGAGGCGGTCCAGTTCAAGGGCGGCCGGCTTCTGGTCAATGGCCAGTCGGTGGAGGGGGATCTGGACGATCCCGAGGCCCGCCAGGCCATCGAAGTGCTGGCCCTGGGGCGGCGGCTCAAGGGTGGTGTGGCCATGCACGGTGGCTTCTACGTCGGGCCGGAGCGCTTCTACCAGGCGCTCAGGGAACTGGACGCCGAGCAGCGCCAGCGCATCTGCATGACCAGCGTGAACTTCATCAACCACCTGTACGACCATCGCTACGGCAACCAGCGTCTGAAAGCGGCGCAGCGGGTGCACAGCCGGTTCATCAATTCCGCGATGATGTACACCCTGGGTGGCGCGGCGGTGTCCGATGGCCTGGAAGACGGCCGCGTGGTCAGTGGAGTCGGCGGGCAGTACAACTTTGTCGCCATGGCCCACGAACTGCCCGGGGCCCGTTCCATTCTCTGTCTGCGGGCCACCCGCCACAGCGGCGGGCAAACCCTGTCCAACATCGTTTTCAACTACGCTCACTGCACCATTCCCCGCCACCTGCGGGATATCGTCATTACCGAATACGGCATCGCCGACCTGCGCGGCCAATCGGACGAACAGGTCTACCTGCAGCTGATCCGGATCGCCGACTCCCGGTTCCAGCCGGGCCTGCTGAAGCAGGCGCAGAAGGCCGGCAAGGTCGATCCGGGATTCCGCCTGCCCGAGGATTGGTGCGGCAACACGCCCGAGGCGGTGCGCTCGGTGGTCGCCGGCAGCGGGGAAGAGCAGCTGTTCCCGGCGTTTCCCTTCGGTCGGGATTTCACCGATGAGGAACTGACGTTAGGGAAAGCCCTTAAAACCCTGAAGGCCGCAACGGCGACCCGTCGTGGTAAACTGACGACCCTGTGGCACGCCGTCCGGGCCCGGGACGAGCACGACCGCTATGGGACGTTGCTGGCCCGAATGGGGCTTGAGCGCCCCACCGGGCTGCGGGAGAAGCTGGACCAGCGGCTGCTGATCCACGGCCTGCAACAGATTGATTCGCCAACCGATACAGGAAACTCGAACGCCTGA
- a CDS encoding response regulator, producing the protein MDGVEQTNESWRILIVEDDERLAELTREYLESNGLNVSLETHGGPAVERIRNEQPDLVVLDLMLPGEDGLSICRRVRPFYTGPIIMLTARTDDLDQVLGLEMGADDYIGKPVKPRVLLARIRAMLRRVTETGQAAGDEASGEEPVRLQFNDLVVDRSMREAWLSDESIDLTSAEFDLLWLLASNAGRVLSREEIFTALRGIEYDGQDRSIDVRVSRIRPKIGDDPIHPRRIKTVRSKGYLFVKEA; encoded by the coding sequence ATGGATGGCGTGGAACAGACAAACGAAAGTTGGCGAATTCTCATCGTTGAGGATGACGAACGGCTGGCCGAGCTGACCCGAGAGTACCTGGAGAGTAATGGCCTGAACGTCTCCCTCGAAACCCACGGCGGACCCGCGGTCGAGCGCATCCGCAACGAGCAGCCGGACCTGGTGGTACTTGACCTCATGCTGCCGGGCGAAGACGGTTTGTCGATCTGTCGCCGGGTACGCCCTTTCTACACCGGCCCCATCATCATGCTCACCGCCCGCACCGACGACCTCGATCAGGTGCTGGGCCTGGAAATGGGCGCGGACGACTACATTGGCAAGCCGGTCAAACCCCGGGTGCTGCTTGCCCGCATTCGGGCCATGCTGCGCCGGGTGACCGAAACCGGCCAGGCGGCGGGCGACGAAGCCAGTGGCGAAGAGCCGGTGCGTCTGCAGTTCAACGATCTGGTGGTGGACCGCTCCATGCGGGAAGCCTGGTTGAGCGACGAAAGCATTGACCTGACCAGCGCCGAATTCGACCTGCTCTGGCTGTTGGCCAGCAACGCCGGCCGGGTGCTGAGTCGGGAAGAAATCTTCACCGCGCTGCGCGGCATCGAATACGACGGCCAGGATCGGTCCATCGATGTCCGTGTGTCCCGGATCCGGCCGAAGATCGGCGACGACCCCATCCATCCCCGCCGGATCAAGACCGTTCGCAGTAAAGGCTACCTGTTCGTCAAGGAAGCCTGA
- a CDS encoding DUF1244 domain-containing protein, producing MTNPIPKNQQTEIEAAAFRRLVQHLRDHTEVQNIDLMNLAGFCRNCLSKWYRAEADARGIELSDPDAREIIYGMPYEEWKSLYQTGPKQEHK from the coding sequence ATGACCAACCCCATTCCCAAAAACCAGCAAACCGAAATCGAAGCCGCCGCCTTCCGGCGCCTTGTGCAGCACCTGCGTGATCACACCGAGGTGCAGAACATCGACCTGATGAACCTGGCCGGCTTCTGCCGCAACTGCCTGTCGAAGTGGTACCGGGCCGAAGCCGACGCCCGCGGCATCGAACTGTCCGATCCGGATGCCCGCGAGATCATCTACGGCATGCCCTACGAGGAATGGAAGAGCCTCTATCAGACCGGCCCCAAGCAGGAACACAAGTGA
- a CDS encoding phosphatase PAP2 family protein yields the protein MPSTSRASRFFEQADQREYAFCQAINRVAGVPSVLGYFRLVSRLGDGWFWYALILALPFLAPPPGPALALLMALTGLSCTLTYKLLKRWLIRERPFISFPTINCGTPPLDRYSFPSGHTLHAVCFQTMLFVAVPALALAILPFTLSVAASRVVLGLHYPTDVAAGALIGGLMGFAASHYLLADMQRLMAG from the coding sequence ATGCCATCAACAAGCAGAGCATCTCGCTTCTTTGAACAGGCAGACCAGCGTGAATACGCCTTCTGCCAGGCCATCAACCGCGTCGCCGGGGTACCCTCGGTACTGGGTTACTTTCGGCTGGTGAGTCGGCTCGGGGATGGCTGGTTCTGGTACGCCCTGATCCTGGCCTTGCCGTTCCTGGCGCCTCCACCGGGGCCGGCGCTGGCATTGCTGATGGCCCTGACCGGGCTGAGCTGCACCCTCACCTACAAGCTGCTGAAACGGTGGCTGATCCGTGAGCGACCGTTCATTTCCTTTCCGACCATCAACTGCGGCACACCGCCCCTGGACCGCTACAGCTTCCCGTCCGGCCACACCTTGCACGCGGTCTGCTTCCAGACCATGCTGTTTGTCGCGGTGCCGGCGTTGGCGCTGGCCATCCTGCCGTTCACGCTGAGCGTGGCGGCTTCGCGGGTGGTGCTGGGTCTGCACTACCCCACCGACGTGGCGGCGGGTGCGTTGATCGGCGGTCTGATGGGCTTTGCCGCCAGCCACTACCTGCTGGCGGACATGCAGCGACTGATGGCGGGGTAG
- a CDS encoding GNAT family N-acetyltransferase produces MTAQTAKPRRSARRLKTAITRRPELIEAAQRLRYRVFSEEYGSNLGAKVPGLDADDFDTVCDHLIVTDGDSGELVATTRILHQADIAAVGGFYSAGEFDLAALTQLPGAVAELGRTCVHPDYRNGATISLLWSAVAEYLVAHNVDYLIGCASISMADGGLKAWRIARHLQREYLADDGIRVTPRRELPHLTHTVDDDRPVDVPPLLKAYMRLGARVCGEPCWDPEFRCADLLVLLEVNNLAARYSRHFLGKAS; encoded by the coding sequence ATGACCGCACAAACCGCGAAACCGCGTCGCAGCGCCCGCCGTCTCAAGACCGCCATCACCCGCCGCCCGGAACTTATCGAAGCGGCGCAGCGTTTGCGCTACCGGGTGTTTTCCGAGGAGTACGGCAGCAACCTGGGTGCCAAGGTACCGGGCCTGGATGCCGACGACTTCGACACCGTGTGTGATCATCTGATTGTCACCGATGGCGACAGCGGCGAACTGGTCGCCACCACCCGCATCCTGCACCAGGCGGATATCGCCGCCGTGGGTGGCTTTTACTCCGCCGGCGAGTTCGACCTGGCGGCGCTGACCCAACTGCCGGGCGCTGTGGCCGAATTGGGCCGGACCTGCGTGCATCCGGATTACCGCAATGGTGCCACCATCAGCCTGCTCTGGTCCGCGGTGGCCGAGTATTTGGTCGCCCACAACGTGGATTACCTGATCGGCTGCGCCAGCATCAGCATGGCCGATGGCGGCCTCAAGGCCTGGCGCATTGCCCGCCACCTGCAGCGGGAATACCTGGCCGACGACGGTATCCGGGTGACCCCGCGGCGGGAACTGCCACACCTGACCCACACGGTGGACGACGACCGCCCGGTCGACGTGCCCCCGCTGCTAAAAGCGTACATGCGCCTGGGCGCGCGGGTTTGCGGCGAGCCGTGCTGGGATCCGGAATTCCGGTGTGCCGACCTGCTGGTTCTGCTGGAGGTCAACAACCTGGCCGCCCGCTACAGCCGCCATTTCCTGGGCAAAGCCTCCTGA
- a CDS encoding lysophospholipid acyltransferase family protein has protein sequence MAPLRLSLRLTAFTLFLGATAVLAATLLATDTLTRRSIDRTPWARRCFRWACRCLGLHIQVHGTPSPDPVLFVSNHISWTDIPVLGSQAPMLFLSKAEVGDWPLIGWLAQQAGTLFIKRGGGRARRVRQTIAERLADDESVLVFPEGTTSQGLQVLPFHGLLLAAAEQSGRPVQAITISYRRDGRPDPIAPFVGDDAFHRHLFTLLRQPRARIDVLFHPPEPGDPALGTGELAARLQARVQAGLTRIQAGELDAPPAETIRTVAGPGLSRPR, from the coding sequence ATGGCACCGCTGCGACTGTCACTTCGGCTGACCGCTTTTACCCTGTTCCTGGGCGCCACCGCCGTGCTGGCGGCAACGCTGCTGGCCACCGACACCCTGACCCGGCGCAGCATTGATCGCACCCCCTGGGCCCGACGCTGCTTTCGCTGGGCCTGCCGGTGCCTGGGTCTGCACATCCAGGTCCACGGAACGCCCTCCCCGGACCCGGTCCTGTTCGTGAGCAACCACATCAGCTGGACCGACATCCCGGTGCTTGGCAGCCAGGCACCGATGCTGTTCCTGTCCAAGGCGGAGGTCGGCGACTGGCCGCTGATTGGCTGGCTGGCGCAGCAGGCGGGCACGCTGTTCATCAAGCGAGGCGGGGGCCGGGCCCGACGGGTCCGGCAAACCATTGCCGAGCGACTGGCCGACGACGAGTCGGTACTGGTGTTTCCGGAGGGAACGACGAGCCAGGGTCTGCAGGTGCTGCCCTTTCACGGGCTGTTGCTGGCGGCGGCGGAGCAGTCCGGTCGACCGGTTCAGGCCATCACCATCAGCTACCGGCGCGACGGACGCCCCGATCCCATCGCCCCCTTTGTGGGCGACGACGCCTTCCACCGGCATCTGTTCACCCTGCTGCGTCAGCCCAGGGCCCGGATTGATGTGCTGTTCCACCCGCCTGAACCGGGGGACCCTGCGCTGGGCACCGGTGAACTGGCGGCCCGGCTGCAGGCACGCGTGCAGGCGGGGCTGACGCGGATTCAGGCGGGGGAGCTGGACGCCCCGCCCGCGGAGACGATCAGAACAGTGGCCGGCCCTGGGCTATCTCGTCCTCGGTAG
- a CDS encoding glycosyltransferase family 1 protein has translation MTDTSLATRRQQHITIVSETFPPEINGVANTLRHLCQGLMQRGHRVSVIRPRQRHERKGMVESAGRALFSHEHVVTGLPLPGYADLRFGLARSGQLRKLWKQDRPDAVYVATQGPLGVAAVGAARALALPVSSGFHTNFHSYSRYYGVGILERLLCAYGRWFHNRTAITLVPTRKMAQTTAAMGIRPTGLWSRGVDCGRFAPHKRDQALRARWGLAANDRAVLYVGRLAPEKNLRMAVACYERIRALHPQAKFILVGDGPLRRQLADKHPDYIFCGTQRGEDLARHYASGDLFLFPSKTDTFGNVVLEAMASGLAVVAFDDGAASEHLRHEENGMKAPLSTDEGFVDGALRLADQPTLLNRLRAQARLDALELDWNSQIEQFEQLVFNQSARTEYHAINKQSISLL, from the coding sequence GTGACCGATACCAGTCTGGCCACACGGCGCCAACAGCACATTACCATTGTATCTGAGACCTTTCCGCCGGAAATCAATGGCGTGGCGAATACACTCAGACACCTTTGCCAGGGGCTGATGCAGCGTGGCCACCGGGTCTCGGTGATTCGTCCGCGCCAGCGCCACGAGCGCAAGGGCATGGTCGAAAGCGCCGGCCGGGCCCTGTTCAGCCACGAACACGTGGTCACCGGTCTGCCCCTGCCCGGCTACGCCGACCTGCGTTTCGGTCTCGCCCGCAGCGGCCAACTGCGCAAACTCTGGAAGCAGGACCGGCCCGACGCGGTCTACGTCGCCACCCAGGGGCCACTGGGGGTGGCCGCGGTCGGTGCCGCTCGGGCACTGGCCCTGCCGGTCAGCTCCGGTTTCCACACCAACTTCCACAGTTACAGCCGGTATTACGGCGTGGGCATTCTGGAACGGCTGCTGTGCGCCTATGGCCGCTGGTTCCACAACCGCACCGCAATCACCCTGGTGCCGACCCGCAAGATGGCACAAACCACCGCCGCCATGGGCATCAGGCCCACCGGACTCTGGAGCCGGGGCGTGGACTGCGGCCGGTTCGCACCGCACAAGCGCGACCAGGCGTTGCGGGCCCGCTGGGGTCTGGCCGCCAACGACCGCGCCGTGCTCTACGTCGGCCGGCTGGCGCCGGAGAAAAACCTGCGTATGGCCGTGGCCTGTTACGAACGCATTCGCGCCCTGCACCCTCAGGCCAAATTCATTCTGGTGGGCGATGGCCCGCTGCGCCGGCAACTGGCGGACAAGCACCCGGACTACATCTTCTGTGGCACCCAGCGGGGCGAGGATCTGGCCCGCCACTACGCCTCCGGCGACCTGTTCCTGTTCCCCAGCAAGACCGACACCTTTGGCAACGTGGTCCTGGAGGCCATGGCCAGCGGTCTGGCGGTGGTGGCGTTTGACGACGGCGCCGCCAGCGAGCACCTGCGCCATGAGGAAAACGGCATGAAGGCGCCACTGAGCACGGACGAGGGGTTTGTCGACGGCGCGCTGCGCCTGGCCGACCAGCCCACCTTGCTGAATCGCCTTCGGGCCCAGGCCCGCCTGGACGCCCTTGAGCTGGACTGGAACTCGCAAATCGAGCAGTTCGAGCAACTGGTTTTCAATCAATCTGCCAGGACGGAATACCATGCCATCAACAAGCAGAGCATCTCGCTTCTTTGA
- a CDS encoding FKBP-type peptidyl-prolyl cis-trans isomerase, with translation MEVSQARPDVFTVHYVLKNKIGELVDTSEGSEPLHFIYGSPDIIEGIQKAVKDRNVGDCLEVTVPPAMAYGEHNPELVRKVPRTLFEGVENLQIGMKFQTNTGDEAQIVQVVGIDGNLVKVDANHPLAGFTLYFDLEIVGRREATEDEIAQGRPLF, from the coding sequence ATGGAAGTTTCACAAGCCAGACCCGACGTTTTCACCGTTCACTACGTGCTCAAGAACAAGATCGGCGAGCTCGTAGACACCTCAGAGGGCAGTGAGCCCCTGCACTTTATCTATGGCAGCCCCGACATCATCGAGGGCATCCAGAAAGCGGTGAAGGATCGCAACGTGGGTGACTGCCTGGAAGTCACGGTGCCGCCGGCCATGGCCTACGGCGAGCACAACCCGGAATTGGTGCGCAAGGTGCCCCGCACCCTGTTCGAAGGGGTGGAAAACCTGCAGATCGGGATGAAGTTCCAGACCAATACCGGCGACGAGGCCCAGATCGTCCAGGTGGTGGGTATCGATGGCAACCTGGTGAAGGTGGACGCCAACCACCCCCTGGCCGGCTTCACCCTGTATTTTGACCTGGAGATCGTGGGTCGTCGGGAAGCTACCGAGGACGAGATAGCCCAGGGCCGGCCACTGTTCTGA
- the dinB gene encoding DNA polymerase IV: protein MPQRKIIHVDCDCFYAAVEMRDDPSLREVPLAVGGAGGRGVVTTCNYKARAFGVRSAMPGSEARRLCPGLVTVPTDMARYQAASKQVMAILRELTDLVEPLSLDEAFLDVSEITDHKGSATLMARYLRERIRKEVGITVSAGVAPNKFLAKIASDWQKPDGLFVIRPEDVDRFVRALPVEKLFGVGQVTAAKLHALGVETCGDIQAVGPQVLVDRFGKQGYRLHEMAYGRDERPVVVSRIAKSVSVERTFSQDLPDRAACESVLAALVADLNRRLARKARQKPIHKLFVKVRYSDFSTHTLERVREQVSEPAETDYLPLFQELVGDKDRPVRLLGLGVRFRNDEAPVTQLRLFD, encoded by the coding sequence ATGCCTCAGCGCAAGATCATCCACGTGGACTGCGACTGCTTTTACGCCGCGGTGGAAATGCGGGACGATCCCAGCCTGCGCGAGGTACCGCTGGCGGTCGGGGGCGCCGGCGGGCGCGGGGTGGTGACCACCTGCAATTACAAGGCGCGGGCGTTTGGGGTGCGCTCGGCCATGCCCGGCAGCGAGGCGCGGCGGCTCTGCCCGGGGCTGGTGACCGTGCCCACGGACATGGCGCGCTACCAGGCCGCCTCCAAGCAGGTGATGGCGATCTTGCGGGAACTGACCGATCTGGTCGAACCCCTGTCCCTGGACGAAGCCTTCCTGGACGTGTCTGAAATCACCGACCACAAGGGCAGTGCCACCCTGATGGCGCGCTACCTGCGGGAGCGCATCCGCAAGGAGGTGGGGATCACCGTGTCCGCCGGCGTGGCCCCGAACAAGTTCCTGGCCAAGATTGCCAGTGACTGGCAAAAACCCGACGGCCTGTTCGTCATCCGGCCGGAGGATGTCGACCGCTTTGTCCGGGCCCTGCCGGTGGAAAAGCTGTTCGGCGTGGGCCAGGTGACGGCGGCGAAACTGCATGCGCTCGGGGTCGAGACCTGCGGCGACATCCAGGCGGTGGGGCCGCAGGTCCTGGTCGATCGCTTCGGCAAGCAGGGCTATCGCCTGCATGAAATGGCCTACGGCCGGGACGAGCGACCGGTGGTGGTGTCCCGGATCGCCAAGTCGGTGAGCGTGGAGCGCACCTTTTCCCAGGACCTGCCGGATCGGGCCGCCTGCGAGTCGGTGCTGGCCGCGCTGGTGGCGGACCTGAACCGGCGCCTGGCCCGTAAGGCCCGGCAGAAACCGATCCACAAACTGTTTGTGAAGGTTCGCTACAGCGATTTTTCCACCCACACCCTGGAGCGGGTGCGGGAGCAGGTGAGTGAGCCGGCCGAGACCGATTACCTGCCGCTGTTCCAGGAGCTGGTGGGCGACAAGGACCGGCCGGTGCGGCTACTGGGGTTGGGGGTACGGTTCCGCAACGACGAGGCGCCGGTGACCCAGTTGCGACTGTTCGACTGA
- a CDS encoding HopJ type III effector protein, translated as MHVKEAVRIHLASVTAGHARFDDTLALIAEHFEYQPAGFHNGGLYNGPGENAGSCRVFALGQHCNLSETETLNLFAEHYRQVQDEPAGDSHGNIRQFMATGWSGIRFDSAPLRPRPAANTKEETHS; from the coding sequence ATGCATGTGAAGGAAGCGGTTCGGATTCACCTGGCCTCGGTTACCGCCGGCCATGCCCGCTTTGACGACACCCTGGCGCTGATTGCCGAGCATTTCGAATACCAGCCGGCCGGTTTCCACAACGGCGGTCTGTACAACGGCCCCGGCGAGAATGCCGGCTCCTGCCGGGTGTTCGCACTGGGCCAGCACTGCAACCTGTCGGAAACAGAGACCCTGAACCTGTTCGCCGAGCATTACCGTCAGGTCCAGGACGAGCCGGCCGGCGACAGCCACGGCAACATCCGTCAGTTCATGGCCACCGGCTGGTCCGGCATCCGCTTCGACAGCGCCCCACTGCGCCCTCGGCCCGCGGCCAACACCAAGGAAGAGACCCATTCATGA